One window of the Camelina sativa cultivar DH55 chromosome 1, Cs, whole genome shotgun sequence genome contains the following:
- the LOC104758690 gene encoding uncharacterized protein LOC104758690, giving the protein MQAVSVDETKNTVVLRAQHQNEEGRKAVDKFELKTRNPETIKSVERKLMEKGVQRMDRHPSDGIPLRRPPSKSGHGGKYTWEGPDRMEDYEMQPDPAAMDEGDPNYDEEQVKKNLDDDVAVDLVKGEVAVAKKAPGGVARVEVDPRLVIP; this is encoded by the coding sequence ATGCAGGCTGTATCGGTTGACGAAACCAAAAACACGGTGGTGCTACGAGCGCAGCACCAAAACGAGGAAGGTCGGAAAGCTGTTGATAAGTTCGAATTGAAGACACGTAATCCGGAGACGATCAAGAGCGTTGAGCGGAAGCTGATGGAGAAAGGCGTCCAGCGGATGGATCGTCATCCTTCCGACGGGATCCCGCTCAGGCGTCCGCCGTCGAAGTCTGGTCACGGTGGGAAGTACACGTGGGAGGGACCGGATCGGATGGAGGATTACGAGATGCAGCCAGATCCGGCGGCGATGGATGAAGGGGATCCTAACTACGATGAGGAACAGGTTAAGAAGAATCTCGATGATGACGTGGCGGTGGATCTTGTGAAAGGAGAGGTTGCGGTGGCCAAGAAAGCCCCGGGCGGTGTGGCTAGAGTTGAGGTTGATCCTCGCTTAGTCATTCCTTGA